The Papaver somniferum cultivar HN1 chromosome 3, ASM357369v1, whole genome shotgun sequence genome includes a region encoding these proteins:
- the LOC113357408 gene encoding importin subunit alpha-like yields the protein MSLKPSERKDVRKTSYKVAVPEIGLRRREEAMIEIRKNKREESLMKKRKEGLQQPFPLSAGITSNIEKKLESLPTLVNGVWSEDNALQLDSTSQFRKLLSIERSPPIDEVIQTGVVPRFVQFLQREDFPQLQFEAAWALTNIASGTSENTRVVIEHGAIPIFVALLSSPSDDVREQAVWALGNVAGDSPKCRDLVLGHGALIPLLSQLNEHAKLSMLRNATWTLSNFCRGKPQPSFEQTKPALPALERLINSTDEEVLTDACWALSYLSDGTNDKIQAVIEVGACRRLVELLLHPSPTVLIPALRTVGNIVTGDDRQTQCIIELQALPCLMNLLTQNHKKSIKKEACWTISNITAGNNDQIQSVIAADIIGPLIHLLQNAEFDIKKEAAWAISNATSGGSHEQIKYFVAQGCIKPLCDLLICPDARIVTVCLEGLENILKVGEAEKTMGNTDGVNLYAQMIDEAEGLEKIENLQSHDNTEIYEKAVKILETYWLEEEDEMPPPGDAAQTEFQFGGTQPQLPSGGFNFG from the exons ATGTCGTTGAAACCTAGTGAAAGGAAAGATGTTCGAAAGACTAGTTATAAAGTAGCAGTACCTGAAATAGGattgagaagaagagaagaggctATGATTGAGATTCGTAAGAATAAACGTGAAGAATCGTtaatgaagaagagaaaagaaggtTTACAACAACCGTTTCCTCTCTCTGCTGGTATTACTTCCAACATCGAGAAAAAG CTAGAGAGTCTGCCTACACTGGTTAATGGGGTATGGTCGGAGGATAACGCCTTGCAGTTGGATTCTACTTCACAGTTCAGGAAGTTACTCTCCATAG AAAGAAGCCCTCCGATTGATGAAGTGATCCAGACAGGTGTAGTTCCTCGTtttgttcagtttcttcagagGGAGGACTTTCCACAACTTCAG TTTGAGGCGGCCTGGGCTCTTACAAACATTGCTTCTGGAACCTCAGAGAACACCAGAGTGGTCATTGAGCATGGAGCTATCCCCATCTTTGTGGCACTTCTCAGTTCCCCAAGTGATGATGTTCGAGAACAG GCTGTGTGGGCACTTGGAAATGTTGCTGGTGATTCACCTAAATGCCGAGATCTTGTTCTTGGCCACGGGGCCTTGATTCCTTTGTTAAGTCAATTAAATGAGCATGCCAAACTTTCTATGCTGAGAAATGCCACCTGGACTCTATCTAATTTTTGTCGTGGCAAGCCGCAGCCTTCCTTTGAACAG ACAAAGCCTGCACTCCCTGCTCTTGAGCGTCTTATCAACTCCACTGATGAAGAAGTACTTACAGATGCCTGCTGGGCCCTTTCTTATCTATCTGACGGTACAAATGACAAAATTCAAGCTGTTATTGAAGTTGGTGCCTGCCGCCGACTTGTCGAGTTATTGCT TCACCCATCTCCTACTGTACTCATTCCTGCCCTCCGCACGGTTGGCAATATTGTCACTGGAGATGATCGTCAGACCCAG TGTATCATTGAACTTCAAGCACTTCCGTGCCTCATGAACCTGTTGACACAAAACCATAAAAAGAGTATCAAGAAAGAAGCTTGTTGGACTATCTCAAACATTACTGCCGGAAACAACGACCAGATTCAG TCGGTTATAGCTGCTGATATTATTGGTCCTCTAATCCATCTGCTTCAAAATGCTGAGTTCGATATCAAAAAGGAAGCTGCCTGGGCGATCTCAAATGCAACTTCTGGGGGATCCCATGAGCAGATCAA GTACTTCGTTGCTCAAGGATGTATCAAACCACTGTGCGATCTTCTAATCTGCCCTGACGCTAGGATTGTTACTGTCTGTTTGGAAggtcttgagaatattctcaaggTTGGGGAGGCTGAGAAGACCATGGGCAACACTGATGGTGTGAACTTGTATGCTCAGATGATCGATGAGGCAGAgggattggagaagattgaaAACTTACAGAGTCACGACAACACTGAGATATATGAGAAGGCGGTGAAAATTCTCGAGACTTACTGGTTGGAGGAGGAAGATGAAATGCCTCCTCCAGGTGATGCTGCCCAAACAGAGTTCCAATTTGGAGGGACCCAGCCCCAACTTCCTTCTGGTGGATTTAACTTCGGCTGA